The window tggcaaagctactagaaaagaaataaatatcgaagaaaatggtcaaaaatacttgaccacaaaaaaaggagaaagaaggaataagggtggcgaagccacaagGAAGCCACTGATCAGTTGGAGACTAATATAAGAAATTTAAGCACTAGCCGGAAGCCCAAATGCACACAGTTCCCCCACATCGAATaaagtagttagtttttgaaccTTAGAGCCTTAGGAACCTCCACCCCAAACACTACAAACCAATAGCCCCGTTACAAGCCTTAGAGACCTTCAGGAGCTGCGCGTGAGATCTGAGTCCGAAGCATCTGACGCATTGAGAGAAAAACAGTCCTAACATctctggtgaggaatgagtttTGAACACCATTTCCTTTCTCCCAAGAATCGCTTGTCAAGAGATCTCGAGAGGTAGTCCGCCGCAATAACAAAAGAAACCAGCGGACTTCCATTGACGATAACCGAGAGCGACCTGCTAATACATTGCTCAACAAGTTTGACCCATAGTTCGGAAATCCCATGCAGCGGAGGTCTTAACCAAGAAGGCCCATTGAACCCGGTCATATGCCTTGTCCATATCGAGGTTAAGAGCCCCATTCGCGTAGGGGATCATTTGGGGAGTTCGTGGAACATTTCTTGCGCCAATAGGGCGTTGTCATTGAGGAGCCTCCCTTTGACAAACCCACTTTGGTTGGGGGAGATTACTTTGGGGAAGAGGGGAGTAGTCTCGCCACTAGAACCTTAGAAGTCAGAAGCATGGAGAAAATCGATCGGGAAAAATTTCcggtccaaaaaaatataaaaaggaataagggtggcaaagctactagaaaagaaataaatatcgaagaaaatggtcaaaaatacttgaccacaaaaaaaaggagaaagaaggaataagggtggcgaagccacaagGAAGCCACGATCGGTTGGAGACTAATATAAGAAATTTAAGCACTAGCCGGAAGCCCAAATGCACACGTTCCCCACATCGAATaaagtagttagtttttgaaccTTAGAGCCTTAGGAACCTCCACCCCAAACACTACAAACCAATAGCCCCCGTTACAAGCCTTAGAGACCTTCGGGAGCTGCGCGTGAGATCGAGTCCGAAGCATCGACGCATTGAGAGAAAAACGTCCTAACATCtcggtgaggaatgagtgactgagtgaTTCTAGTGTTTGGCCAAGAGCTGGGTTGTCTTGATGAGCGGACATACGAAGGGAAGGAAAAGGGGGCGGCTGAAGTTTAAGTGTCCAAGGCCGGATTGCACCGATCCCAAGGGGAGGGATGGTTGAGAATATAGCTGTTCTATGTGTTTTAAGTGTTTTTATATGTGTCTATGTGTGTTCGTCActgtttgtttttctttgcttcAAAGTCTAGAGTCTTGTGTCTAGTTTAGGTAGAGTCGGTCGGGGGAGTAACCGGCTAGAATTcgaattatttctttttgtttgttcttcacgcttgaggacaagcatgTGGTAAGTGTGAGAGATGGTATAGAGTGAGAGAACTGAATGAGAATGTGTTTTGCATTTATGTTGCTCCATGAATATGCTCCGACAAATCTCATCCCCTGCAACGCCCTTTTCCACTTGAAACGCGGATGGTTTAGAGTGAGAGAACTCACCTACGATTGCATGACCAAGCTTCTCCGCAAGGTAGGAAGTATCTGAACCCGAGAAATAGATTGAAGGGAGCCCCGAACTTTCACCAAGAATACCGATTTTCCTGATTTTATCGGTTAAAACTAACCGGATCCCTATCCCTCATTTTGAAGTTATTAGTCACGAAGCCTTGTAATTCCTACCACCGAGGAGGTCTCGAACCATTGCCCTTATGCATCCGCGAGGTATGGCCCTGCATCCCACCATTCAGCTCAGGTGTCGAGCCGGCTGATTGTCGGGCAATGAAGGGTAGTTTTGAACACCATTTCCTTTCTCCCAAGAATCAGCTTGTCAAGAGATCTCGAGAGGTAGTCCGGCCCCATAACAAAAGAAACCAGCTGGACTTCCATTGACGATAACCGAGGAGCAGCACTCGCTAATACATTGCTCAACAAGTTTGACCCATAGTTCGGAAATCCCATGCAGCGAGGGTCTTAACCAAGAAGGCCCATTGAACCCGGCCATATGCTTCGCCATATCGAGGTTAAGAGCCCCATTCAGCGTAGGGAGCATTTGGGAGTTCGTGGAACATCTCTGCGCGAGGAGGCGTTGTCGTTGAGGAGCCTTCCCTTAACAAACCCACTTTGGTTCGGAGAGACGACTTTGGGCAAGAGGGGAGTGAGTCTCGCCACTAGAACCTTAGAAGTCAGGaagcaaaaaaatataaaaaggaataagggtggcaaagctactagaaaagaaataaatatcgaagaaaatggtcaaaaatacttgaccacaaaaaaaggagaaagaaggaataagggtggcgaagccacaagGAAGCCACTGAATAGCCTAGCCTAACCTGTCGGAGACTGATCGAGCAGAGACGATCGAACATAACATCTGGAGAAATGACTGAAATTTGTGGAAGATAGATGTGATAGTCAGAGGGGAGATAGAGGGAAATAGAAAGGCAAAGGGCGCAAGGGGGAGGCGAATTCACGTCTGAGTGTTAAATATTTGTCGTTTAAGTTATCTGTCATCGACTTGTTTTTTAGTAAGCTGGGTCTAAAGATATCTTGTGTAGCTTGAATGATATTTGTTTTTAGTGAGAACATGTGTGTATGGAGAACGAAATGTCTGACATTCGACAATTCATCAACCCCTACTAACGCTTTAGAGAGAACACAAGAGACAGTTAGGGTGAATTTCAACCGATTGATTTACTTTACAACcgtttccattttatttataccGATCTACCTCAGAGTTTCACTAGCCTTATCACGAGGAGGCTCACCACTTAGCTCAGTTGCTCCGTCGCAAAGTTGACCCTTTCTCTCAGCTGATAAGATTGAAAATCCCAAAACAACCAGATCCAGATCGGAAAAGAAACATGCTCTTGCATACCGAACAGACGGCTAATCAAAAGTTACCAGTCATCCTGCCATGGGTTAACCATGCATGAGCTAGTTGCAATCTTGAGCTTGTGGGGCTTCGGATAAACATTTTCGAGTTGCAGAGCTTCCACAAACTTGGGAAACTGGAAAGACGATTCCCAAAATAAAGATGGAActgaaaattatcaaaaaatgtaaaaatatggcaaaaaagagaaaaaaataagaggaaGCCACAGAAGGAGAGTAATGAATAGCAGCCGAAGCCCAACACAACCAtgaaaaagtgagttgaactTGCTAGAACACACTTAAACTAGCCGTGAAACCTTACCACAAAAAATGCCGAACAAGCCTAGAGACATTGAGcaaaaaacaaacaacatTTCGGAGAAGATGACAGATTAGGTGGAGAGGTCTATGGAACCTTGAAGGAAATAGCAGGCGGAAGTTAAGCGCAAGGATGCCTGATCCAGGGGGTGGTAGAAGATAGCCGAGAATGTTAGTTTTAGGTTTAGTTCGTCGTTGTttttcttcatcaaattagGTCTGTGTCTAGTTTAGGTGATGGCTGGGAGTACTAgtgaattgaattatttcttttgtttgttcTTCACGTAGGACAAGAGTGTAGTGGTTAGGTATGAGTGGAGAACCGAATGAGAATGTTTTTTGATTTATGTAGCTCCATGAATATTCTCGAAAATCTCATCCCCCAAACCCCCTTTTCTACTTAAAAGCGGATGGTTTAGAGTGAGAGAACTCACCTACGATTGCATGAAACTTCTCCCAATGGGAATATCGAACCCGAGAAAAATTGAAGGGGAAATTTCCCAAAAAACCGATTTTCGATTTTATGGGGGTTAAAAACAAACCCGGATCCCACCCCTCATTTTGAAGTTATTAGTCACAAGCCTTGTAATTCCTACCAGGAAGGGGTCTCGAACCTTTGCCCTTAGCATCAGTTGGCCCCCCCATCCCCACCATTCCCCAAAATTTGACCCTAGCGTTTCGGGCTGAATATTTTTGAACACCATTTCTTTCTCCCAAGAATCGCTTGTCGAGATCTCGAGAGGTAGTCCCCCAATAACAAAAGAAACCAGCCGGATTCCATTGCATAACAAAGGGGCCCTCTAATACATTGCTAAACAAGTTTGCCCCATAGTTGGAAAACCCCATGCCGGGGGGTCTTAAAAAAGATGGCCCATTGAACCCGGCCTACCTTGGCCATATCAGGTTAAACCCCCATTCGCGTAGGGAGCTTTTGGGGATTGGGGGAAACACTGCGGGGAGGCGTTTCCGGAGTTTCCCCTTTACAAACCCACTTCATGTacctttgtgacctaattgcgatttggagttgagattgagttgaatagtcaaacttgttgattatatgacgtggctattgaatagtcaatattgtggaaaatatgacgtggccgtggaatggtcaaggTCGTTGAAAATATGACGAGGAGGTGAAATTAGAATGGTGGATTTTGTGACGTGATTATAATTTGATGCGgtgtgaaataatattgtggtaaATTATTCCTACgggatgagtgagattaaGTAGGAGcatctttatttaattggaattttcgaccatccctatttattggaaagaaatcatatttttcttggatttaattatttacttgtgataattatccaaattaaatccaaagtccgattattgGATAATTATTCCATGAAAATTTCGACCCTTGTGTTCATTCtaaggagattttcgaaaatctcctatttatgggagaagggattattttattatattatttgatcccttatttattctctcccatgaataaattcaaatatcctagcatatcttaccatatctaaggagatcttgccatatcttattttaattaatatttaaaaattgattccttatggagaatcaatattaacgcctatttcacattatttggggaggattattatttttattctgctcagtgatattttattctactccgtgaaatatctaaattaaatcataggctaattaaatagcctaaaaTTCGAATTCccctattttctctctaaaatcACGCCAACTACTCCTCCCATATCTCCTcaaatcttttaattatttaattatgggattatatcttgcactctataaataagaggcaAAACCTAAACCctagatcacaaaaaaaaccGCCCCACACCCCCAACTCACGTCCCTCccctctctcccactctctctcaattttcttctacttttctccaagaattcttcatcttttgagaagaattgaagttgaaactcaagaatctttgaagaatcaaggctattactttgtttctaccgttcgttctatcgaaaaaggtatttttatatattgatcttttcttcatctagcgattaatcggtgttcttgattcctcatgcatttagattgagtgaaaggGGAAACAATTGATGAATATGGGATGCATATATGTGTGGGTGTATGAAtcgcgtgtgtgtgtgtgtgcgttgGTGCGTGTGTGTTCGTGTGTGTGAGGGTGGGTGTGTTTTAagacactcatgcgtgacatgtTTTGATGATAGATCCTGGAGTTGTGGTtcgaataaaaatttatatgatgaGCATGTCTTGATTTAAGAATGATGATATAAAACTAATCGAcgggaaaagggaaatgttgggaacatgcatgattttgaatcaatgattgagacttacttgtgatacacataaattaaaggtgtTAACACGCGCTCTCGGTGTGATAGCAAGAGGAAGAACATACTTGTGATCTAAGGAATCGAGGTGGGATTTATTcactaaactcttttattaccaaaatattgattatggtgttataagggtggtttaaaatgttatgacatgcttgtgattgttttgattatgttgtgtgtctgatgcctagtttgtgagtccgctccattaggctataggcCTATaaaaacgaattcgggtctgagtagggccacaaaacctatcaggctagtcgggatcgggagccgtccttgctagtcggccggtctcgtgggagaatagtgtggccacactttcgtcgcactatggaattgttgattgatgagaaaatgggaggtattgtttggctggccagtctatgaaattgttttgtgatactcgatgatattcttttataaatgcaaactcgagttcactatggtaaggatggcatatctattaaaatgttttggcatgagtccactgagtatgtttaaaatactcagccctgcatgtgttttccctatgtgcaggttgagcgatgacgagcggttggcggtgttgagctaataaattgaataatgataTGACCGTTTGAAACATTAAGTggagttgtgtcttcatacatgttttcacttttctcttggttgcttccgctgaaacATGAAACTTAGTATCAttggtttgagtttgaacTTATTCCTTTTGGTTTAGAATATTGAGACATAATGTATTTTTGGATTACATTGAACCCTTGCCCTTTTGAGCATATTCCATGATATCTATCCATCATTGCTTTCTTTATTAAGCAGTTGACTTATTGCTTTAATAGtgcattaattattttggtcaAATCCCTTTAAGtggaaccctagcctatgttgtGTTGCTTTTAAGTCTACCTaggtagcagtcgccgcatttattataccctagaatggcgggctgttacatttatagtgctaaaaaatagtgcatcacaTATGTCACCCACAAAATgtttctaaaatataaataagaatatatTAAGACGTAATTATGCTAAATAATGTAGTATATTGGATTAAGGATGTCACATATAGGGCAAATAATAATTGCAGGAAAATGAACTGGACGATAAAATACTGATGTGACAGGAGGAAAATGGAGATGGAGTGAGGAATAGATTAACATTATGTGAGTGCTCTAAGTCTAACCTAACCCATAAGTTGAATTGAATGTtccaataataaattcaacaattaGGAAGATTATATCATGATTGAATATGTATTATGCTTGGTTCATAAAATTGATCCTAACAACTTAGTTCTAGATGTACAGTcttatgataattagtcatagccacccttaccaagacTTGAAGAAGTCATTTTGGTGGAATGGCATGAAGAGAGACACAGCGGCATTTGTGGAGCgttgcttagcctgccaacaggtgaagGCCTTACATCAACGACCGTACGGAAGGTTACAACCGTTGGAAATACCagagtggaaatgggagcacatcACCATGGATTTTGTGACGGCCTTGCCAAAGACCCTCAAAGGAAACACCGCCATTTGGGTGATTGTAGACCGACTCACCAAATATGCGCACTTCATACCGATTCCTATAACCCACGGATCGGACAGACTAGCTCGGATCTACATAAAGGAAATCGTGCGATTGCATGGAGTCCCAGTGACGATTACGTCTGATCGTGACCAAAAGTtcacttcaaaattttggattagtctaTAGCGCGAGCTTGGAACACGATTAAACTTTAGCACGACGTTTCACCCGCAGTCCGATGGGCAATCCGAGAGGACGATACaaactctcgaggatatgttaagagccgtggtgctcgaccgaggcggaagttgggagaccgcaCTACCGCTGATTGAATTTGCTTACAACAACAGCTTCCAAGCAACGATTAACATGGCGCCGTATGAAGCACTATACGGAAGAAAGTGTAGATCACCGCTctactgggatgaagttggcgaGCGAAGGGTACTTGGACCCGATGCAGTTGAGGAGATGATTGAAATTGTTCGACGAATTCGTGTGAGAATGAAGGAAGCCCAGGACAGACAAAAGTCTTACGCTGACGTCCGACGGATCGACTTACAATTTCAAGCCGGCGATAAGGTTTTTCTCAAGGTGGATccgtcgaaagggataacgCGTTTTGTTGTTAAAGGAAAGTTGAAACCGCGTTTTATCGGACCTTATGAAATTCTTGAAGAAGTAGCCTATCGATTGGCGCTACCGCCGAGCCTTGGGAATGTACACAATGTGTTTCAAGTGTCGCAGTTGCGGAAATACGTGTTCGACCCGAAGCGCGTGATTCACTATGAGGAAGTTGCCTTGAATTCGGATTTCAGTTACGAGGAGCGATCCCAGATGATCTTGGACCGTAAGGTTCAAATCTTGAGGAACAAATCCATTGCCAGTGTAAACGTACTTTGGAGAAACCACGAATACGAGGAAGCCACGTGGTAGCTCGAGGATAAGATGATGGAACTGTACCCGGAACTTTTCCTATgaaggtaccaaatttcgggatgaatttcttttaagaGTGGTAGGATGTAATAtcccactttttcgaaccctaattttcgagacataaaattttcgcattaaatgcttttaatgctatgaagtATGTGGATTAGTTGATGAGTGAACTCCTTCGTAAGAAAAATAGTCTGATACTATTTTTGTTGAAGGACCAAGTGCTATAGATCGAGAAACAGGAACAAGTGCTCAACCGGATTATCTATCTtaatcaggtgtgtataaatcacacttttaattttacatgtcTTATGTGCTTCTTTGCTAGGTATttatataaagtgaataattgGACTATATGATGTGATCCTGATatgattatgtgttatttgatatcaATGGTAGAATAGGATAGAAATATGTAATTGatgcaattgatatgttttccacatggttttggaattatttgaatcattgGATTAAAAAGGATCTGTGACAGTCATTCCCTGGGTCTGAtatcaatggcaatggacctacgggtcatatatatacaatggcaatggaccttcgggtcatatatatgtatacaatggcaatgggaCCTCCGGGTCATATTATataatggcaatggaccttcgggtcatatatatatgtacaaaggcaatgggaccttcgggtcatatacaatggaatcccgggcagataccaggcttgatttgtcacagaataataagtTGAACAAAGTGGCATctgcatatgcatatgaatttgttttattattaattggttattgttatatatatatatatattggttaaagaatatgCGCGTCGATTTTGGGAtatggaattaaaggtaagatttatatacactgagttgtggctcatataaaccactaatatttttcaggaataagatatcagtgaAGTTTTTGGTTGACGTGGGTCGTAGGAACTGCACGTGTTATCAGGTTCGGCGGCTGACGcgttttggcaaccttctcctcctcatcatttttgcatgtagataaatgtgtagtatatagagtggtgagagggtcccactacggtttagaatgttttgaaatatagacttgataaatgttggtattcgaaattatataatatgcgTTTTATTTGCTGGACGTGTggattgtttattttaaattttgaatttatttatagtaagtgtaTAAGTCATAAGGGTTGTGGTGTGACatgccatatcttatttttattaatatttaaaaattgattccttatggagaatcaatattaacgcctatttcacattatttggggaggattattatttttattctgctcagtgatattttattctactccgtgaaatatctaaattaaatcataggctaattaaatagcctaaaatttgaattcccctattttctctctaaaatcACGCCAACTACTCCTCCCATATCTCCTcaaatcttttaattatttaattatgggattatatcttgcactctataaataagaggcaAAACCTAAACCctagatcacaaaaaaaaccGCCCCACACCCCCAACTCACGTCCCTCccctctctcccactctctctcaattttcttctacttttctccaagaattcttcatcttttgagaagaattgaagttgaaactcaagaatctttgaagaatcaaggctattacATTGTTTCTATCGTTCGTTCTATcgaaaaaggtatttttatatattgatcttttcttcatctaccgattaatcggtgttcttgattcctcatgcatttagattgagtgaaaggGGAAACAATTGATGAATATGGGATGCATATATGTGTGGGTGTATGAATCgcgtgtgtgtgcgtgtgcgtTGGTgcgtgtgtgtgagtgtgtgtgagGGTGGGTGTGTTTTAAGACACTCGTGCGTGACATGTTTTGATGATAGATCCTGGAGTTGTGGTtcgaataaaaatttatatgatgaGCATGTCTTGATTTAAGAATGATGATATAAAACTAATCGAcgggaaaagggaaacgttgggaacatgcatgattttgaatcaatgattgagacttacttgtgatacacataaattaaaggtgtTAACACGCGCTCTCGGTGTGATAGCAAGAGGAAGAACATACTTGTGATCTAaggaatcgaggtgggctttattcactaaactcttttattaccaaaatattgattatggtgttataagggtggtttaaaatgttatgccatgcctgtgattgttttgattatgttgtgtgcctgatgcctagtttatgagtccgctccattaggctatagggctataaaaacgaattcgggtctgagtagggccgcaaaccctatcaggctagtcgggatcgggagccgtctttgctagtcggccggtctcgtgggcgaatagtgtgaccacactttcgtcgcactatggaattgttgattgattagaaaatgggaggtattgtttggctggccagtctatgaaattgttttgtgatactcgatgatattcttttataaatgcaaactcgagttcactatggtaaggacggcatatctattaaaatgttttggcatgagtccactgagtatgtttaaaatactcagccttgcatgtgttttccctatgtgcagggtGAGCGATGGCGAGCggttggcggtgttgagctaataaattgaataatgataTGATCGTTTGAAACATCAAGTggagttgtgtcttcatacatgtcttcagttttctcttggttgcttccgctgaaacATGAAACTTAGTATCAttggtttgagtttgaacTTATTCCTTTTGGTTTAGAATATTGAGACATAATGTATTTTTGGATTACATTGAACCCTTGCCCTTTTGAGCATATTCCATGATATCTATCCATCATTGCTTTCTTTATTAAGCAGTTGACTTATTGCTTTAATAGtgcattaattattttggtcaAATCCCTTTAAGtggaaccctagcctatgttgtGTTGCTTTTAAGTCTACCTaggtagcagtcgccgcatttattataccctagaatggcgggctgttacatttatagtgctaaaaaatagtgcatcacaTATGTCACCCACAAAATGTttctaaaatctaaataagaATATATTAAGACGTAATTATGCTAAATAATGTAGTATATTGGATTAATGATGTCACATATAGGGCAAATAATAATTGCAGGAAAATGAACTGGATGATAAAATACTGATGTGACAGGAGGAAAATGGAGATGGACTGAGGAATAGATTAACATTATGTGAGTGCTCTAAGTCTAACCTAACccataatttgaattgaatgttccaataataaattcaacaattaG is drawn from Salvia hispanica cultivar TCC Black 2014 chromosome 6, UniMelb_Shisp_WGS_1.0, whole genome shotgun sequence and contains these coding sequences:
- the LOC125194943 gene encoding uncharacterized protein LOC125194943 — protein: MAPYEALYGRKCRSPLYWDEVGERRVLGPDAVEEMIEIVRRIRVRMKEAQDRQKSYADVRRIDLQFQAGDKVFLKVDPSKGITRFVVKGKLKPRFIGPYEILEEVAYRLALPPSLGNVHNVFQVSQLRKYVFDPKRVIHYEEVALNSDFSYEERSQMILDRKVQILRNKSIASVNVLWRNHEYEEATW